The stretch of DNA CACGGTGACAGCACCCAGCTTTGTTTCCACGGCGAGCACGACGGCCGTCGCCGCGGCACCAAAAGAATCAGAAGAAGTCACTCCTGTTCTTGTCATTGCCAAAGATGATCGTGAATTTAATCAGCGTTCGATGAATACGCGTGAATTGGCAGAGTTCTTACACGAAGACCAGCATCTGTGGGGTTTTTCGGATACGCGTGGAGTGTTTGTTGGGACAGACACCGACCTTATCGAAGTCAGCGATTTTGAATACCTAGGAAAACTCACGGACACGTTCAAGGTTCGTTGGTGCGGTTTTGATTTGAAATCTTTCTGGCACAAAATGGGGGCAAGAACGCCCATCGCCTCTTGGGATTCGCAATTGGCGGCTTATGTGCTTAAGGCCGGCGACGTTTCTGACTTTGGCAAGGTGTACACCAAGTACATGGCCGATGTTTTGCCAGAGCTGGCATCACCCACTCAGCTTTTCAATGCCCATCGCAATTTTGCCGCGACAATGAAAGATCATTTGCACAAAGTAAATGGTCAAAAAGTCTTTGAAGATTTCGACTTGCCATTAGCCCGCATTCTTTTGTCGATGGAACGACTTGGAATCCGCATTGATACAGATTTATTAAAGAAACAAAGTGCCGATCTGCAAACAGAAATTGCCGCCTTAGAAAAAGCCATTCACGCGGAATCGGGTGAAAGCTTTAACATCGGAAGTCCTAAGCAATTAGGTGTCATTCTGTTTGAAAAAATGAAGTTGCCAGCAGGTAAAAAAACCAAAACAGGCTATTCAACAGATGAAGAAGTGCTTTTGGGTTTAGAGCATCCCATTGCTAAATTAATTCTGCAATGGCGTGAGCTATCAAAATTGAAATCTACATATGTCGATGCATTGCCAACCATGGTCAGCCCCAAAGACGATCGCGTGCACACTACGTTTAATCAGGCGCTGACGACCACGGGCCGACTTTCAAGTACGGCGCCGAATTTACAAAATATTCCAATTCGCACGGCGCGCGGGCAACAGGTTCGTAAGGCCTTTATCGCCGCTCCACGTATGAAGCTTTTGTCGGTCGACTATTCGCAAATTGAACTGCGTATTTTAGCCCATATTTCTGAAGATCCAAATCTGTGTAAAGCTTTTGCGGAAGATTTAGATATTCATGCGGCGACCGCGGCTGAAATTTACGGCGTGGAACTTAAAGATGTTACTTCCGATTTACGTCGTTCCGCCAAAGCCGTAAACTTCGGGATCGCCTATGGGCAGGGGGCTTTCGGTTTAGCGGAAAACTTAGGAATTTCGCGCACGGAAGCTAAAGACATCATCGATCGCTATTTCACTCGATTTAAAAATGTGCGTGAATATATCGACAACACGATCAAGCTGGCTCACGAAAAGGGATATGTTGAAACCTTATTTGGCCGTCGTCGTTACATTGATGAACTTCATTCTAAAAACATGGCTTTAAAAAAGTTCGGGGAACGCGCTGCGATCAATGCCCCTATCCAAGGAACGGCCGCGGATCTGGTAAAAAAGGCCATGATCGAGGTTCACGAAAAAGTTCCAGTGCGAATGCTATTGCAAGTGCATGACGAATTGATTTTCGAAGAAACGGAAGAAAATCTTTTGAAATATGCACCGCAAGTCGTTTCCCTCATGGAATCCGTGACGCCGTTACGAGTGCCTTTGAAAGTAAATTATGCGATTGGGAATAATTGGGACGAGTCGCACTAGGTGCTACTCAGTCTCCCAGCCCACCACGCGACCGGCTTCAAAATAGACCATGCGGGTTTCTTGACGGAACCCTTGCGAGGTTGAAACTTGTCGTTGGTATTTCCAGCGTTCGTTTTTGTAAATAGGATTGCCAGACACTTCAACGCTGGCGGGCTCGCCCCAGGATTTACGCACATAATCTTGTGGCATTCCCACAGCGATATCTTGAGTTTCAATAAGATCTTTCATTTCTTGTTTGGGCGCTTGCGAGCGTGACCAAATATTTTGCTTATTCATCCACTGCTGACGGCCTTCAACCGAAGGAATGCTTAAGAAGGCGGCCTTTTCTTCGTCATTGCGCAGCCAAGGTAAAACTTTGGAATACTGTTCGCGCTCTTTTCTGGATCCCAAGGTGCGTTCCAGATCGCGCACTTTTTGGCGATCACGAATCTGGGTGAGGTCATTCGCCGACAAAGAGCTGGGGTCTTTTCCTAATTCATAAGCCGTCTTAGCCGTATTACGGTCATAACGAGGTCGGGGATTGGAGTCAGCATATTGAAGTTCGTCTTGATAGCCACTGTAACCACTGCTCGCGGAACGTTGCATGTGAGCACAACCGGCTAAGCCCAAAAGTGAAATCAAAAGCCAAAACTTCATAGTGTGTCCTTCCCTATGTATTTATCCTAGCCTATGACAAAGTGTTTATAAATTGTTCTTGCGGGCGATTTGGTTCTTTTCTTACAATCGTCTTGGGAGAACGTATTGGCTGATACTGAAAACACGACCAAAGGCGAGGACACATCTTCGGAATCCGCAGAGGATCTCGAGGGATCTTTATCGCTTGATGATTTGGATTCCGCCATTGCGCAAGAAGATCCCGAGTTTGCTGCTTCGCTTGACGGCATTGGGCCCGACGATCCAAAGCATGTTATTTACGAAGAGGGCATCGAATTAGAGTACCGCCCCGAAGATGAATTAAAACTGTGGACCGAAAGCACGGGTTGGCGGGCGAAAGCCATCAAGATTTTTCCTTTCTTGCCGCGAATTTCTTATTTTATAAAAATGAAGCGAACGGTGGCCCGTTTTGCCTGGCAAAAATGGAAAGCCAAGGCCCGCGAATCCATTAAAAGCGCCCCGAAAAATTTCTTAGCTTGGATCAAAGCACAACTCGCGGCCTTTAAAGGCAAGATAGGCGAGGGACTTGGTGTTTTTAAAACCTATTCACTGGTTAAAAAGCTGGGGTTCGTCGGTTTAGTACTCGTGACCGGCGCGGCTATTTTTTTAGGATATCGTATCGGAACCAAAGGCTTGATTGGCCCGGACGAAAATCTTTTTGTGGGCTCTTTGGCCGAATGGTCACAAGGCCAATACATTTATGATCCCGCGGCTCAGCAAGAATCTTTTTACGAATCCACCCGCACGTCACAAAATGTTTTATTACTTAGAAAACTTGTCGCGAATTTGAAAAGATCTGCAAATTCGGGCGACAACCCGATGGGTGCTTTTGAGTTTTACGTAGAAGGTACGGTCTCTGAAGTCGTCATTGAAATCAAAGACCGCGAGTCAGAAATCGAAGATCTTTTTTTAAGAACCATCGAAGAAACCACTTTTGATCAAGCGGCTTCAGGTGAAGGAAAAAGACTTCTTTGCGATCGTCTTCGCAAAGAAGTCAATAAGGTGCTGACCACCGGATTTGTTCGTAGGATCTTTATTAAAAACGCGATTATTAAACCTTAAAATTTCCAATATCGATGTTGTAGTATTTCAGTCGATCATGCAGCGTGCTCTTTGGCATGCCCAGGTCCGAAGCTGTCCGCCGTTGGTTGCCTTTATTGGCAGTCAAGCGTTTGATGATCATCTGTTTTTCAATTTCTTTGATGACCGGCAGATTTTGATGAAGATTTTGTTCATCTTCGTTTTGCAAGAACGTGCGATCAATTAATTTCTCAATATGGTTTTCGGTGATTTGTTCTTTAGGGAAAAGGGCGGCCGCACGACTGACGAGGTTTTTCAACTCACGAATATTGCCGGGCCAAGAGTGTTTTTTTAAGCGTAAGATAGCACCGTGGGAAAAACGAACTCGTTGGACTTTTGCAAAAGAGTAAAGAAGATCTTCAAAGTCCTCCATACGGAAACATAAAGCGGGTGGGGTCACCGTAATAACATTCAAACGGAAATAAAGGTCCGAACGGAATTCACCCTCGCGGATTTTTTGCGCCAAATCCTGATGGGTGGCGGCAATCACGCGAACATCGGTCATCACGTTGTGGTCGGCACCGACGGGGCGAATCTCGCCATTTTCTAAAGCCCGTAAGAGTTTGGCTTGCAGGGAATAACTCAGATCGCCAATTTCATCTAAGAACAGTGTGCCTCCGCGAGCGGCCTCAAAGGCTCCTTTACGATCATTCATGGCGCCGGTGAAACTGCCCCGGACGTGGCCGAAAAGCTCACTTTCGATCAGGGTTTCACTTAAGGCACTGCAATTGACAGAGACATAATTTCCTTGCACGCGATTGCTAGATTCATGCAAGGCTTTGGCGATCACATCTTTACCGGTGCCCGACGGACCCAGGATCAAGACGGGATCTTTTCTTTTAGCGACGTGAACGAGCGATTGAAGTTCTTGATTCCAAACTTCGTTGCGGCTTTTGATTGGAAACTGGTTGCGGATGTCTGCTTCAAGTCCGAACACCAACTCTTGGGATCCGAGTTGAATGATGTCGCCATCGTGTAAATAAGCTTCTAAAACTTGGGCTCCGTTAACCAAAGTCCCTTGGTTGGATCGTAGGTCGCGGATCAGATAACCGCGGTCCTTCTTTTCGATGCGAGCGTGGCGTTCCGAAATATCTTCGCTTTTGATTTGGACCTGGCAGTGGTCATCACTGCCGATGGTGCTGAACTCGTCGAGGTTAAAGATGGTCTTTTTTTCGTTTAAAAACTTTAAAAATGGCTTCTGCATGCGCCCTCCCTTATGCATTGCGCCTTATTCAAGGTCCTTGCCGATCCCAGAACGAATAAAACGAGTTCCGGACGCTTTTCGACTCAGCAGATTATTCAAGTTGCGACCCTCGTCTGAGAATTGAGAAATGCCATCTGCTCTGGTAGTCTATGTCATGCCTAAGTATATCCAATTTATGAAAAGCGCCGTCCTGGCCAAAGACTATCCCGTGCACAAAATGGCCGAAGTGGCTATTGCCGGACGATCTAACGCTGGAAAATCTTCTTTCATCAATGCGCTGACTCGCGACAAGGTGGCGAAGGTCAGTTCGACGCCAGGGAAAACTCGCTTGCTGAATTTCTTTAACATGGCGGACTCTTATGTTTTGGTGGATATGCCGGGGTACGGATTTGCGTCGCGTTCGCATTCTGAAGTTTTAGAATGGCATGAAATGATTGAAGCATATCTGATGACCCGTGAAAATCTGGTAGGTTTGATTTTGGTGATGGATATTCGCCGTGAATGGACTGCCGATGAAGAGCTGCTTAAAAAATTCTCGGACGAACGGGGCTTTCCTTTGGCTATCGTTTTAACTAAAGCAGACAAGATGTCTCGCAATCAGATGATGTCGGCAGCGATGAAGATGAAAAAGGTTTCGGGGCTTAGTGCTGTGTTCCCGGTGTCCTCATTGAAAAAAACCGGCCAAGATGAAATCGAACGTTATGTTTTTGAAAATTGGGTGAAGCAATGAAGATATTGGGCGTGATTCCGGCGCGATTTGGTTCAACCCGTTTTCCCGGGAAGCCACTCGTGTCCCTTCAAGGCCGCCCACTTATTCAATGGACTTTAGAAGGTGCAAAAAAATCCAAACTTCTTAGCGATGTGATCGTCGCCACTGATGATGAAAGAATTAAAAAAGCCGTTGAGGATGTGGGCGGTAAAGTCGTCATGACAGCGAGCGAACTGCCAACGGGCAGTGATCGTATTCACGCGGCCATCCAAGGCCTAGACTGTGATGTGGTCGTCAATATTCAAGGTGATGAACCTTTGGTGACGGGCGAGCTTGTGGATCGTTTGGCGCAAGTTTTTATTGATGAACCAAATATGGATATGGCGACACTAGCTCATCCCATCAGTGATGAGGAATTGCAGTCACCAAATTCCGTGAAGGTCGTGCTAAACCATAACGATGAGGCGTTGTATTTCAGTCGTTATGCGATTCCGTATTCTCGTAATACGGTGGAAAAAATGGGCAGTCGCGAGGGCTGCTTAAAGCATATTGGTATGTATGCTTATTCGAAAAAGTTTTTAAAAAAATTCTGTGAGGCGCCGCCTGCTTTCATTGAAAATGCCGAAAGTTTGGAGCAGCTCAGA from Bdellovibrio bacteriovorus encodes:
- the polA gene encoding DNA polymerase I; its protein translation is MKKLYLIDVSAMFFRAFYAIRPLTSPSGVPVNAVYGFLSMLIKLMKEEKPEYLVFCYDRKEASFRKDLYDGYKAHRTEMPDDLQKQVPYIKKLAELLGIPALEVPGYEADDIIGALTKWGRHHDMEVFIVSGDKDFGQLVQPHVWLYDTMKEVRYDAAGVLAKWGVRPDQFIDYLSIVGDASDNVPGVKGIGEKGAVKLLQQFKSLEDIYENIDQVEGKSVKEKLIASKDNALLSKKLVTIVDSVQVPEAYEAYRLQPWKTDELRALLQELNFKTFEKNLFGSNADTVTAPSFVSTASTTAVAAAPKESEEVTPVLVIAKDDREFNQRSMNTRELAEFLHEDQHLWGFSDTRGVFVGTDTDLIEVSDFEYLGKLTDTFKVRWCGFDLKSFWHKMGARTPIASWDSQLAAYVLKAGDVSDFGKVYTKYMADVLPELASPTQLFNAHRNFAATMKDHLHKVNGQKVFEDFDLPLARILLSMERLGIRIDTDLLKKQSADLQTEIAALEKAIHAESGESFNIGSPKQLGVILFEKMKLPAGKKTKTGYSTDEEVLLGLEHPIAKLILQWRELSKLKSTYVDALPTMVSPKDDRVHTTFNQALTTTGRLSSTAPNLQNIPIRTARGQQVRKAFIAAPRMKLLSVDYSQIELRILAHISEDPNLCKAFAEDLDIHAATAAEIYGVELKDVTSDLRRSAKAVNFGIAYGQGAFGLAENLGISRTEAKDIIDRYFTRFKNVREYIDNTIKLAHEKGYVETLFGRRRYIDELHSKNMALKKFGERAAINAPIQGTAADLVKKAMIEVHEKVPVRMLLQVHDELIFEETEENLLKYAPQVVSLMESVTPLRVPLKVNYAIGNNWDESH
- a CDS encoding flagellar basal body-associated FliL family protein, with amino-acid sequence MADTENTTKGEDTSSESAEDLEGSLSLDDLDSAIAQEDPEFAASLDGIGPDDPKHVIYEEGIELEYRPEDELKLWTESTGWRAKAIKIFPFLPRISYFIKMKRTVARFAWQKWKAKARESIKSAPKNFLAWIKAQLAAFKGKIGEGLGVFKTYSLVKKLGFVGLVLVTGAAIFLGYRIGTKGLIGPDENLFVGSLAEWSQGQYIYDPAAQQESFYESTRTSQNVLLLRKLVANLKRSANSGDNPMGAFEFYVEGTVSEVVIEIKDRESEIEDLFLRTIEETTFDQAASGEGKRLLCDRLRKEVNKVLTTGFVRRIFIKNAIIKP
- a CDS encoding sigma 54-interacting transcriptional regulator, which translates into the protein MQKPFLKFLNEKKTIFNLDEFSTIGSDDHCQVQIKSEDISERHARIEKKDRGYLIRDLRSNQGTLVNGAQVLEAYLHDGDIIQLGSQELVFGLEADIRNQFPIKSRNEVWNQELQSLVHVAKRKDPVLILGPSGTGKDVIAKALHESSNRVQGNYVSVNCSALSETLIESELFGHVRGSFTGAMNDRKGAFEAARGGTLFLDEIGDLSYSLQAKLLRALENGEIRPVGADHNVMTDVRVIAATHQDLAQKIREGEFRSDLYFRLNVITVTPPALCFRMEDFEDLLYSFAKVQRVRFSHGAILRLKKHSWPGNIRELKNLVSRAAALFPKEQITENHIEKLIDRTFLQNEDEQNLHQNLPVIKEIEKQMIIKRLTANKGNQRRTASDLGMPKSTLHDRLKYYNIDIGNFKV
- the yihA gene encoding ribosome biogenesis GTP-binding protein YihA/YsxC yields the protein MKSAVLAKDYPVHKMAEVAIAGRSNAGKSSFINALTRDKVAKVSSTPGKTRLLNFFNMADSYVLVDMPGYGFASRSHSEVLEWHEMIEAYLMTRENLVGLILVMDIRREWTADEELLKKFSDERGFPLAIVLTKADKMSRNQMMSAAMKMKKVSGLSAVFPVSSLKKTGQDEIERYVFENWVKQ
- the kdsB gene encoding 3-deoxy-manno-octulosonate cytidylyltransferase translates to MKILGVIPARFGSTRFPGKPLVSLQGRPLIQWTLEGAKKSKLLSDVIVATDDERIKKAVEDVGGKVVMTASELPTGSDRIHAAIQGLDCDVVVNIQGDEPLVTGELVDRLAQVFIDEPNMDMATLAHPISDEELQSPNSVKVVLNHNDEALYFSRYAIPYSRNTVEKMGSREGCLKHIGMYAYSKKFLKKFCEAPPAFIENAESLEQLRALYLGAKIKVIRVKEASLGVDTPEDLARLEKLLSQGR